Below is a genomic region from Desulfomonilia bacterium.
TAGGGGTGTCATTTGCAAAAAAGCCGATCAGCCTGCTGTCAAATTTGACATTGCTGCTGCTGTACTCTTTCAACCCCTGTATTTTCGATGTGGAGTAAGACTCGAAACCGATAACGAAATCCGATCTCGTCCATCTTTCTATGGTGACATCCGCCCATACAGTTGAAGATGTCAGCAAAATTGAAATTACAGATAGTACCATCGCTGTGTTTTTCAAGACTGTCCTCCTCAAAGACCTTTTTTTCATTTATAATCCCGGCATCATTTAGCATATTTTGCCTATAAGATGAATGCGATGATGTGCAGAAGGTTTATATATTTGAGAACAAGACTGTTGAGGATTTTAATAAATGAAAAGAAAGCCTGAAATTCATAATAAGCAAAGGCTGAGGCCATATATTGAATTATGGCTGATGGTTCTGTTCGTTCTATTATATCAGGATGCTTTTGCAGCGGAACAATCTTATAAACCGGCAATAACGCAGATTTTACCCGATACAAAAAGAGAGGATCGAAACTTCAAATATCTGATTGAGCTTGCACCGTATCTGGAGACGGAGAAGAATGATGCGGATTGTTATGCCCTGGGTATCTATGTCAGTGCGGATATAACGGATAAACTTGAATTCCAGTTTGCAAGCGACACCGTCACTTATCAGAATCCCGACTTCGGGTTCTCGGATATATCTTTCGGCCTGAGGTGGGACTTTTTTGATAAATATGTAAATCTGGCGTTTATCGGCTACCTGGAGTTGCCTACTGGATCGGCTGCATTTGCGGAGGCAGTGGCCGAGCCTACCCTGTGGCTTGAGGCAAGCAGAGGGTTCGGGGATTTCACAGTCTCGCTTACGCTGGGTTCGACATATCTGGCCGACTCGGAGGAGGATGATTATTATTTCAACTACTCCTTTCAGGCCGAACTTGATTACAGTCCAGATGAGTCAAACGAGATAAGCGCCCAGTTTTCGGGCTATACGCCGGATCAGCTTGAAGACGGCACGGCGAGGGTTCTTGCTGGGGTGAGTTATACGAGAAACCTGAATATGCAGAATTCAGTCGGAATTTCGGTATTGAAAGGCCTTTCGAGCAGGGGCATGGACTGGACATTCGCACTTGCGTACGACTATCAGTTCTAGCTCACACTATTCTCAACACGGATATCCTGTTATGTCTGCTATCCGGCGATAAATCGGCTCCAAGCTGATAAATGAATTTTTATACACTTCCTCGAAGAGACGACTGTAAATCTGGTGATTGCATGGGTCAGGCAGGAATGTGCAACCCCTGCCTGTCATGGAGGCAACCGCTTCATCAATTGTTTCATACATTCTTGTACCTACAGCAGCATCCATTGCAGCGCCTAAAGCTGCCGTTTCATGTGTCGCCATTCGGGATACAGGCAGATTGAACATGTCTGAAGCTATCTGTACCGCAGCATTACTCAGCGAACCGCCGCCGCCCACTCTTATTTCTATGATTGGAATGCGGGTCCTTTTCTGTACTATTTCCTGCATTCGCCTGAGTTCGAAGCATATGCCTTCAAGAATTGCACGGTATATACATGCGCGGTTATGGACATCCGAGAATCCGATGATGGAACCTTTAGAATACTTGCTGCTTACCGAAGGGGACCAGTGTGGATGCAGCATGAGGCCCATCGATCCCGGGGGTATATCCTTGATGACCTCATCCAGAATTGCCTCAGGGGCAACATTGCGCCTTGCAGCCTCAATCCCTTCACGATATCCGAATTCCTGCTTGAACCAGGTCACCATCCAGAAGCCGCGCATGATGAATGTTTCGAGAACCCAGACATCAGGTATTGCGGCAGGCCATGTGAAATAACGCATGGTCGGATCATTCAGATAGGTGCGTGAAACCACTTCCATCGATGTGCCGGTGCCAAAACTTATAACTGCTATTGAAGGATCGATTGCTCCGGCGCCCAGCATCTCGCTTTGTTTGTCGCCGCCTCCAACCACAAGCGGCAGTCCTTCAGGCAGACCTGTTGCATGCGAAGCTTCAGTACTTATATGTCCCAGCACTGTTCCGGGAGGGAAAAGCTCGACACATTGTCTTTTTTCTATCCCCAGCGCATTGTATATAAAACCCATTGGTGCGCCGAAATAACGCAGGTGTTTATAGTCGAAGGGCGATATGCCAGACACCATGGCGTATGAATCGCGGAATTTCCCTGTGAGCTTATGTACGAAAAAACCGGTTACCTGTGCGAATTTGTGTGTCCTGTTATAGACTTCGGGTTCATTCTGCCTGATCCAGAGGA
It encodes:
- a CDS encoding FGGY-family carbohydrate kinase is translated as MGAKQYIIAIDSGTQSIRAVLFDRFGSQIAIEQADYEPYFSREPGWAEQHAEDYWAKLCHVCRKLMAGIDIDRNRIAGIGMTSQRNTVIPLDVSGNALRPAIIWLDQRKTLNPPYLSRAVEIGSQLIGQGEALSYARRNSKFLWIRQNEPEVYNRTHKFAQVTGFFVHKLTGKFRDSYAMVSGISPFDYKHLRYFGAPMGFIYNALGIEKRQCVELFPPGTVLGHISTEASHATGLPEGLPLVVGGGDKQSEMLGAGAIDPSIAVISFGTGTSMEVVSRTYLNDPTMRYFTWPAAIPDVWVLETFIMRGFWMVTWFKQEFGYREGIEAARRNVAPEAILDEVIKDIPPGSMGLMLHPHWSPSVSSKYSKGSIIGFSDVHNRACIYRAILEGICFELRRMQEIVQKRTRIPIIEIRVGGGGSLSNAAVQIASDMFNLPVSRMATHETAALGAAMDAAVGTRMYETIDEAVASMTGRGCTFLPDPCNHQIYSRLFEEVYKNSFISLEPIYRRIADITGYPC